The genomic interval AGCCTATGACCTCTACATCTCCTTCCCTGATGCAGTATTTGGCACCTCTGTGGAAGTACCTACCATCGACGGCAAAGCCAAGATCAAAATACCAGCCGGTACACAGAGCGGAAAGATCTTCCGCCTGAAAGGTAAAGGATTCCCTTCCGTCAACTCTTATGAGAAAGGAGATCAGCTGATACACGTCAATGTCTGGACCCCTCAGCAGGTGAGCAGCGAAGAAAAGGCTTTCCTGGAAAAGATCCAGTCGTCCGACAACTTCAAGCCAAACCCGGAAAAGTCCGAAAAAGGCTTCTTCGAAAAGGTAAGGGATATCTTCAGCTAATACCCAGCCGCTCCCGTCCGTCATTCGCCGGCAGCATGAGTAACTGGTACCAACAAAGCGTACGATCAACGTTTCCAATATAAGAAGGCTGTCCGCCATAGGCGAACAGCCTTTTGTCTTTCTTACTTTTATATTTTTTACTTTTACAGGTTACATGTTCGATCCGTCAAAACTTCAGATGCTGGAAAACCGCCTGGTAAAGGTGTTCAAACACCTGCGCAAAACAGCGCGCCGGCAAAATATTACCTGCTACAGGGTGTACGATGATGATATTCCTGAATTTCCCTTCAGTATAGAATTATATGAAGACCACATCTATGTGGCGGAATACCAGCGCCAGCATGGCATGGAAGAAGAAGAACATGAAAACTGGCTGGATAGCAGCCTCGGGGTAATATCCAGGGTGCTGGAAGTACCCCTGGAAAAGATATTCGTAAAGCAACGCCAGCGCAAGGCCAGCAGGCAGGAGCAATATGAGAAACTGTCTTTCGAAAGCCATGAAATGACCGTACAGGAAGCCGGCCTTTCCTTCAAGGTAAACCTGTCCGACTACCTGGACACCGGTCTCTTCCTCGACCACCGTATTACCCGGGGTATGGTCAGAGATGCCGCAGCAGGCAAAAAGGTGCTGAACCTTTTCTGCTATACCGGCTCTTTTTCTGTTTATGCTGCTGCTGGTGGTGCCTCACAGGTCACCTCCGTAGATCTTTCCAAGACCTACCTGGCCTGGGCAGAAGAAAATATGCGCCTGAACGGCTTTGATGTAGCAAAACACCGCTTTGTTCATGCTGATGTACTGCAATACCTGGACACCCTTCCTGAAGAAGAATTTGACCTGGTAGTGCTCGACCCGCCTACCTTCTCTAACAGTAAACGTATGAAAGAGTTCCTGGACATCCAGCGGGACCACGTCTCCATACTGAACAAGGTACTGAGCGCTACAAAGCCGGGCGGCGTCATTTACTTCAGTAATAATTACCGCCGTTTTGTACTGGACAGCGACCGTATACTGGCGGCTGAAATAAAGGACATAACGGCGCAGACAATGCCGTTCGATTTCCAGCAGAAGCTGATCAGGAAATGTTATAAGATCACGCGATGAGGGGTTAATCTTCTATTTTCTTCGATTTCCTGAGCTCTCTCAGCAGGGCAATGAATTCCCTGCGATAACCGCCCGGATCATCTTCCAGCGAGTGTTTGGCAATGTCCAGCACCATATTGCAGGAGCCATTACCCTTATAGGCAGATTTCCTGAGCAGCATCCCCATCAGGGCCACGGCACTGGCAAACCTGAAATCGCCGGAGGCGTCCCTGAATGCTGTCAGATCGCCCGGTACCCGGTAATGCAGGTATTTCATGGTGGTATCTATTGCTTCCCGGTACCCCAGCTGAATGGTAGCCAGCGAGCTGTCTCCTTCCATCTTTCCATTTTGCGGAACGATCTCATACATAGCCACTGCGCAATGCCCTGCCCCAATAATTCCTCCGGAGATCTTGTCGGTTACAGAATCTTCATCCTTTATTACTTTATTCTCATAACCGATCAACCTGTAAGACTTCACTGTACGCGCATTAAAAAGCACATCAGCCTGCACATCTTTTGCCACTGTAAACAAGGTACTGCCAAATTCCCGGGCGAAGATCTTATTCGCTTCTTCCAGGTTGTCTATATAGGCAAAATTGCCATTCCCTTTACTGGACAAGGTCTCTAGTTTGGAATCCTTATAGTTCTTCATGCCGAAACCCAGGCAGGTGAGCAGTACGCCTGTCTCCTTTTTACCCAGTATGAGCTGTTCCATATCATAATCGCTCGTCTGCCCCACGTTAAAATCCCCGTCTGTTGCCATGATCACCCGGTTGTTGCCGTCTTTAATGAAATTCTCTTCCGCTATCTTGTACGCCAGCTTAATGGCCGCCTCCCCTGCTGTGGCCCCGCCTGCACTGAGATTGTCAATGGCGTTCAGGATCTTCGCCTTCTGATCGCCGGGAGTACTGGGCAGAATGATACCTGGCGTACCGGCATAGGCTACAATCGCTACATGGTCATTGCTGCGCAGGTTATTGACCAGGATGCGAAAGGCGGCCTGTAACAAGGGCAGCT from Chitinophaga filiformis carries:
- a CDS encoding class I SAM-dependent methyltransferase, which codes for MFDPSKLQMLENRLVKVFKHLRKTARRQNITCYRVYDDDIPEFPFSIELYEDHIYVAEYQRQHGMEEEEHENWLDSSLGVISRVLEVPLEKIFVKQRQRKASRQEQYEKLSFESHEMTVQEAGLSFKVNLSDYLDTGLFLDHRITRGMVRDAAAGKKVLNLFCYTGSFSVYAAAGGASQVTSVDLSKTYLAWAEENMRLNGFDVAKHRFVHADVLQYLDTLPEEEFDLVVLDPPTFSNSKRMKEFLDIQRDHVSILNKVLSATKPGGVIYFSNNYRRFVLDSDRILAAEIKDITAQTMPFDFQQKLIRKCYKITR
- a CDS encoding vWA domain-containing protein; the protein is MQRLLMLLVGLIILVPGRAQKIWISGAVEDSISHSPLQGVIVTVNNDTARVITNQYGLFRIAVPSQDAILLFHHNKYFPKRLSAGVYSRMLVQLSSREEVQDDVAKKAKAIARERSSNGSNPNYGNSAMGTRAFFDETYGTLYENKFVETDIKNASMFAVDVDRAAYSNIRRFVKLKEKIPVNAVRIEEMMNYFHYHYSLPPPGQTLVIYSHYATCPWAPEHRLLQIAVRGKAVNLDSLPPSNLVFLIDVSGSMSLPNKLPLLQAAFRILVNNLRSNDHVAIVAYAGTPGIILPSTPGDQKAKILNAIDNLSAGGATAGEAAIKLAYKIAEENFIKDGNNRVIMATDGDFNVGQTSDYDMEQLILGKKETGVLLTCLGFGMKNYKDSKLETLSSKGNGNFAYIDNLEEANKIFAREFGSTLFTVAKDVQADVLFNARTVKSYRLIGYENKVIKDEDSVTDKISGGIIGAGHCAVAMYEIVPQNGKMEGDSSLATIQLGYREAIDTTMKYLHYRVPGDLTAFRDASGDFRFASAVALMGMLLRKSAYKGNGSCNMVLDIAKHSLEDDPGGYRREFIALLRELRKSKKIED